A DNA window from uncultured Methanoregula sp. contains the following coding sequences:
- a CDS encoding DHA2 family efflux MFS transporter permease subunit, with the protein MDTTSPGTKQASFTLLTISISLAVFMSSLDGTIVNIALPTISTDFNLSSSTVSWVATIYLLVLAGCVLIFGKLADRVGFKKIFLTGFIIFTLGSFSCAVLPDLLNSFGALVGSRVFQAIGGAMITAIAPAMVTAFIPMSQKGKAMGVIMTAAALGTAIGPTIGGVLTQYLSWHWIFFINVPVGIIAVLLGAKVIPLNKPVGTPSGFDKAGALLIFVGLAALLFAVSEGISLGWTSPVILGALALAVITLGYFVWHELKVADPLLELRLFKNKNFFMTNLIMALVFFSFAGINYLLPFYLQYVKGYGVSDSGLILTALSVAMMVAGVLAGMLYNRIGGRKLCIAAGVLLVIGYFMMTLLRINTPTGFVTLTLLVLGFSLGLMVTPASNMIMNSVGKQYQGMVSSLTSLERFAPLTLGIAFANLVFMQGIAVIAGHRGITESAPAKIQMELMTAGFDLAFFASLVVAVVILILAILAKQEVHPDYQSGNDKDVSMGLF; encoded by the coding sequence GTACGAAACAGGCCAGTTTCACCCTCCTGACCATCTCCATATCCCTTGCCGTCTTCATGTCCTCTCTTGACGGCACTATCGTGAATATTGCCCTGCCCACTATCTCGACCGATTTCAACCTCTCGTCGAGCACCGTGAGCTGGGTTGCAACCATCTACCTGCTGGTGCTCGCCGGCTGCGTCCTCATCTTCGGCAAACTGGCCGACCGCGTCGGGTTCAAGAAGATCTTTCTTACGGGATTTATCATCTTCACGCTCGGGTCGTTCTCGTGTGCCGTTCTGCCGGATCTCCTGAATTCCTTTGGCGCGCTCGTCGGCTCGCGTGTCTTCCAGGCAATCGGCGGCGCCATGATAACCGCGATTGCGCCGGCTATGGTCACCGCGTTCATCCCCATGTCGCAGAAAGGAAAAGCCATGGGGGTCATCATGACCGCCGCTGCACTTGGGACGGCGATCGGGCCTACGATCGGCGGGGTGCTCACCCAGTACCTGTCCTGGCACTGGATCTTCTTCATCAACGTGCCGGTAGGAATCATCGCTGTCCTGCTGGGTGCAAAAGTCATTCCCCTGAATAAACCGGTTGGAACGCCGTCGGGTTTCGACAAGGCCGGCGCATTGCTGATCTTTGTCGGGCTTGCGGCCCTGCTCTTTGCGGTGTCTGAAGGCATATCGCTTGGCTGGACTTCCCCGGTCATCCTTGGCGCCCTCGCGCTTGCCGTCATCACGCTCGGTTACTTTGTCTGGCACGAACTCAAGGTGGCTGACCCGCTCCTCGAGCTCCGCCTCTTCAAGAACAAGAATTTCTTCATGACCAACCTCATCATGGCGCTTGTCTTCTTCAGCTTTGCTGGTATCAACTACCTGCTCCCGTTCTATCTCCAGTACGTGAAGGGGTACGGGGTCTCGGATTCCGGCCTGATCCTCACGGCTCTCTCGGTTGCCATGATGGTAGCCGGGGTTCTCGCCGGTATGTTATACAACCGGATTGGCGGCAGGAAGCTCTGTATTGCCGCGGGCGTCCTGCTCGTGATTGGGTATTTCATGATGACGCTTCTCCGGATAAATACCCCGACCGGCTTTGTAACCCTCACCCTGCTCGTGCTCGGGTTCAGCCTGGGCCTGATGGTCACACCGGCCTCGAACATGATCATGAATTCCGTCGGGAAGCAGTACCAGGGGATGGTCTCCAGCCTCACGAGCCTGGAGCGGTTCGCACCGCTGACGCTCGGCATCGCCTTTGCCAACCTGGTCTTCATGCAGGGTATCGCAGTCATTGCCGGGCATCGTGGGATCACCGAATCGGCACCGGCAAAGATCCAGATGGAACTGATGACGGCCGGGTTCGATCTCGCCTTCTTTGCCTCGCTTGTTGTCGCGGTCGTCATCCTCATCCTTGCGATCCTCGCAAAGCAGGAAGTGCACCCGGACTACCAGTCCGGCAATGACAAGGATGTATCGATGGGGCTGTTCTGA